The Brassica napus cultivar Da-Ae chromosome C7, Da-Ae, whole genome shotgun sequence genome has a segment encoding these proteins:
- the LOC111207483 gene encoding uncharacterized protein LOC111207483, whose product MSSVEKAAAVENGEWRQRRLGPKQGSVFPKMRKLVKTMILEALFSSRPSLKSKQIAKPPCSKRVQSTLR is encoded by the coding sequence ATGAGCTCGGTTGAAAAAGCGGCGGCGGTAGAGAATGGTGAGTGGCGGCAACGACGGTTGGGCCCGAAACAAGGGAGTGTGTTCCCAAAGATGAGGAAACTGGTGAAGACGATGATCTTGGAGGCTCTGTTTTCATCTCGCCCTTCTTTGAAGTCCAAGCAGATAGCAAAGCCGCCGTGTAGCAAGCGCGTGCAGTCCACGCTCCGGTAG